In Tautonia rosea, the genomic window ACGTCCACCTTGCGATTTTGCGCGAGCGTCTCAATGATGTCGAACAGGCGAAATTTCATGCCTTGGAGGCCCGAACGATCGCTCGTCAACTCGTCTCGGAAGCGCCCGATGATCCCCTCTTCTACGGAAATCTCTACCGGGCCGAGATGAGGCTTGCCATGATCGCGCTCTACCAGGGACAGCCGGACATGTCCGTGCAGTCGTGTGTTCAAGCCCTCGATGCCGTCTCCCAGTTGGCCGCGCTCGGCACCGACCTCCCTCAACAGCAGTACGAACGCGCGGCGACTTTCGGCGTCCTCGCCTTCGCCTACGCCGCTCAGAATCTCCGCGACGAGGCGTGTTCCGCGATGGAGGAAAACGAGACGATCATGGCCCGACTGGTCGAAGCCCACCCTCACTCCGCGTCGTTCATTACCGCATGTTTTGGATCTCGGGCCGAATTTGTTGAGTTACGCGACCGCCTGGGACTCCGTGAGGAAGCCGATCTCGCCGAACGGCAACTGATCGAGGACCTCGACGCCCTGCTGACCGACGACAGCCCCACCGCTGATGTCGAGCTTCAGCGTCTCCGGAGTCAGTTCCCGAGATCGGCCTCGAAGCCGGCCCCCTGAGACGATCAAGGGTTGATCCTCCCCAACGTCAACCAACCCGGTCGATCCGCATCCTGTGTCGCGTTCGCAAAGCGGATCGGAATCCCGTTCGGCAAGGGGTTCGGAACCCGGAGCATCAGCGTCCCTTTCAAGCGATCCTCGGAATCCAACGGGATCGTTCCGGTCCACTGACGCGGCGGTTCTCCCGGAAGCAGGCCAATCAGCGAGCCGTCGCAGGGGAACGTGATCAGCTCGCCCTCGTCCTCCAGCAGGCCGAATTCCGGGTTCCAATCGACATAAAAGGGCGCGATTCCTCGGTTCTCGATTGCGACGGTCACAGTCCGCGATCCGTCCCGAAGTGGCCCGATCTCGACCGTCGGCACGTGGAATTCGTATCCCATCCGACGGACCTCCTCCTCGGCCCGTTGCCGCCTTGCCTCGGGAACGTTTCGCCGGGACATCCCCGAGTCCATCAGCCACGAGGCATGCGTTTCCTCGACACAGCGTCGGAAGTCCTGGATCCGATCATCCCCCGGTTCCTGGTCGAAGACCTTGCCCCAGGCTTCCGGCCGAATCTCTCCGCCAATCGGGTGGGTCTTCCACTTCTCCCTCGCCTCCGGCCCGGCTGCATTGAGCAACGGAACGAAATACCAGAAGTCTTGCCTCCGGCCCGTCTCCAGGGTCGCCCAGGCGAACGAATCATCGTGATACCCAAACCCTCGTTTCGCGTTCGAGGCCATCCGGTCGTTGGCACCTCCAGCCGGATAGCGGAGCAGGATCGGCGTGGTCTGGAACGCCGACTCGAACGCATCCAGCACGTCCTCCTGCACCGCCTTCGAAGCGAACA contains:
- a CDS encoding DUF4832 domain-containing protein — translated: MIVHGVVLVFLGSSLGAEKAEETPTRIELEYAPAAVRNPLKGLVPYAGQGREFPHSLEFDYVSFGEVMTGYDSFDWQPLERRLDAIAARGNQAVFRVFLEYPGRLGVIPEFLIRDGLTVHRYVVADTNGKEVETPDYEDERLRRALRSFITAMGKRYDGDPRLGFLTAGLLGHWGEWHTYPRSELFASKAVQEDVLDAFESAFQTTPILLRYPAGGANDRMASNAKRGFGYHDDSFAWATLETGRRQDFWYFVPLLNAAGPEAREKWKTHPIGGEIRPEAWGKVFDQEPGDDRIQDFRRCVEETHASWLMDSGMSRRNVPEARRQRAEEEVRRMGYEFHVPTVEIGPLRDGSRTVTVAIENRGIAPFYVDWNPEFGLLEDEGELITFPCDGSLIGLLPGEPPRQWTGTIPLDSEDRLKGTLMLRVPNPLPNGIPIRFANATQDADRPGWLTLGRINP